A single Argentina anserina chromosome 7, drPotAnse1.1, whole genome shotgun sequence DNA region contains:
- the LOC126803503 gene encoding G-type lectin S-receptor-like serine/threonine-protein kinase At5g35370, which translates to MTVGDEGLLGYIKALSTVSVIPVRFSYEELVTATENFSNQIGSGGFDTVYKGILADKTLVVVKKMTCLGVRGKMEFCNETTSIGSIHHVNLVKLRGFCIHGKQCFLVYDYMNRGSLENILFGNGSNEPILIQGRASIYSFNSFFLFAPIMVYELVLYHLQDEKMEFGTGCLEVVWNINFSLLVMVADNDMVLLGEHDV; encoded by the coding sequence ATGACCGTTGGTGATGAAGGTCTATTAGGGTACATTAAGGCTTTGTCAACTGTGTCTGTGATCCCTGTCAGATTTAGTTATGAAGAGCTTGTTACTGCAACTGAAAATTTTAGTAATCAAATTGGCAGCGGTGGATTCGATACTGTGTATAAGGGCATTCTAGCAGACAAGACTCTAGTGGTAGTGAAGAAGATGACTTGTTTGGGAGTCCGAGGGAAGATGGAATTTTGCAATGAGACAACTTCAATTGGAAGCATCCACCATGTCAATCTGGTCAAGTTAAGAGGTTTCTGCATACATGGGAAGCAGTGTTTTCTAGTTTATGATTATATGAACAGAGGTTCTCTGGAGAATATTCTTTTTGGGAATGGTTCTAATGAACCTATCTTGATTCAAGGGAGAGCCTCCATCTATAGTTTTAactccttttttttatttgcacCAATTATGGTATATGAGCTGGTGCTTTACCATTTACAAGACGAAAAGATGGAGTTTGGGACAGGTTGTCTAGAGGTGGTGTGGAACATAAACTTTAGCCTTTTGGTTATGGTGGCCGACAATGACATGGTGCTTTTAGGAGAACATGATGTATGA
- the LOC126803505 gene encoding pentatricopeptide repeat-containing protein At2g35030, mitochondrial-like: MARIFNRARSPLLCFAQARRSPRLPYHSITQKPSPRIITPDRDHSASSDVANSNWLITKLSREGKIGDARHVFDEMPERDVVTWTTVITAYVKHGMLEEARRLLDRADAEKNVITWTALVGGYIRFRKLKEAEMLFYQMPVRNVISWDTMIDGYTRSGKVNQALELFERMPERNVVSWNTVLTALAQCGRIEEARRLFGLMPERDVISWTAMVVGLTRNRRVDEAREVFDRMPRRNVVSWNAMITGYAQNGRLEEALELFERMPERDMPSWNTMVTGFIQNGDLERAWELFVRMPQKNVISWTTMITGYVQDGSRSEDALMIFSKMVADNGVRPNRGTFVNILSACSNLAGLCEGRQIHQMVTKTVVQECVHLVSALINMYSKCGDIVSARKMFEDGSTMQRDFISWNGMIAAYAHHGCGIEAINLYNEMRQLGCKPDDVTYVGLLSACSHAGLVEEGLNLFDELLKDGSIQVREDHYTMYKL; this comes from the coding sequence ATGGCACGTATCTTCAACAGAGCCAGATCACCACTCTTGTGTTTCGCTCAAGCTCGCCGTAGTCCCAGGCTTCCATACCACTCCATAACCCAGAAACCCTCACCTAGAATCATAACGCCGGACAGAGACCACAGCGCCAGCTCCGACGTGGCCAATTCCAACTGGCTGATCACCAAGCTCAGCCGAGAAGGCAAAATCGGAGACGCCCGCCACGTGTTCGACGAAATGCCTGAGAGAGACGTGGTGACGTGGACGACGGTGATCACGGCCTACGTCAAGCACGGCATGCTGGAGGAGGCCCGGAGGCTCTTGGATAGAGCCGATGCCGAGAAGAACGTCATCACGTGGACGGCGTTGGTCGGCGGTTACATAAGGTTTAGAAAGCTTAAAGAGGCTGAGATGTTGTTCTATCAAATGCCGGTGAGGAATGTTATTAGTTGGGACACTATGATCGACGGCTACACGAGGAGCGGGAAGGTTAATCAAGCGTTGGAGCTGTTTGAGAGGATGCCGGAGAGGAATGTGGTTTCGTGGAACACGGTTTTGACGGCTTTGGCGCAATGTGGGAGAATTGAGGAGGCCAGGAGGCTGTTTGGTTTGATGCCGGAAAGGGATGTTATTTCGTGGACCGCAATGGTGGTGGGGCTCACGAGAAATCGGAGGGTTGATGAAGCTAGAGAGGTTTTTGATAGGATGCCGAGGAGGAATGTGGTGTCATGGAATGCGATGATCACGGGGTATGCGCAGAATGGGAGGCTGGAGGAGGCTCTTGAGTTGTTTGAGAGGATGCCGGAGAGGGACATGCCTTCATGGAACACGATGGTTACTGGGTTTATTCAGAATGGGGACTTGGAACGGGCGTGGGAGTTGTTTGTTAGAATGCCGCAGAAGAATGTCATATCATGGACTACAATGATCACTGGGTATGTACAAGATGGGAGTAGAAGTGAAGATGCACTGATGATATTTTCGAAAATGGTGGCAGATAATGGGGTGAGACCTAATCGGGGAACTTTTGTCAATATCTTGAGTGCTTGTAGCAATTTAGCTGGTCTTTGCGAGGGACGTCAGATACATCAGATGGTAACTAAAACAGTGGTCCAGGAATGTGTACATTTGGTGTCTGCACTCATAAATATGTATTCAAAATGTGGGGATATAGTCTCTGCAAGGAAGATGTTTGAAGATGGATCCACAATGCAAAGGGATTTTATCTCCTGGAATGGAATGATTGCAGCTTATGCACATCATGGATGCGGTATCGAGGCAATCAACCTGTATAATGAAATGCGGCAATTGGGGTGCAAACCTGATGATGTTACTTATGTGGGGCTTCTTTCGGCATGCAGCCATGCTGGTTTGGTGGAGGAGGGACTAAATCTTTTTGATGAGCTTCTCAAAGATGGTTCTATACAAGTGAGGGAAGATCACTACACGATGTACAAGTTATAG